GCATCATGAAGATTTTGATGAGTTAGGTCCTATTTATGAAAATGCACGAATTGGACTAGTTGTACCAGAGTATATGGAAGTTGATAGTATTGATGAGCTAAATGATTCTCCTTATGGAGATGACTTGGGTTGGGAAATCACTGGAATTGATGAAGGTGCAGGAGTTATGGAAAGAACTACAGAAGCTATTGACGAGTATGGTCTAGATTTTGATTTGCTACCAAGTAGTGATGCTGCTATGACAGTTAACTTGGAAGATGCTTATGAGAGTGAAGAACCAGTTATTGTAACAGGTTGGACTCCACATTGGAAGTTTTCTGAATGGGATCTTAAATTCTTAGAAGATCCGAAAGGTGTTTATGGAGAAGCAGAAACTCTTGATGGTATTGCTAGAGAAGGGTTAGAAGAAGACCTTCCAGAAGTACATCAGTTCCTGTCTAACTTTTATGTAGACGATGACCAGTTAGGTGAAATTATGGGAATGATAGCAGATGGAGAAGATGAATATGAAGCTGCTAGGATTTGGATGGAAGATAATATGGATGTAGTTGAAGATTGGATTCCAGAACAGTAATAAAAATTCCCTTCTAGGTTTAACTAGAAGGGAATTTTTTATAATTAGATAAATGCTAAATATAATACCTTTTATATGGATGTTTAGCATAATTTTACTA
This DNA window, taken from Natranaerobius trueperi, encodes the following:
- a CDS encoding glycine betaine ABC transporter substrate-binding protein codes for the protein MKKLLVIVLSMLLVGSFVVGCGDGEETVNGGDEEVQTVELAHMDWACSIASTHLASVVLEEEMGYEVDLIQADAGPVYQDIVSGDQDAFVSAWLPVTHGSYYEEHHEDFDELGPIYENARIGLVVPEYMEVDSIDELNDSPYGDDLGWEITGIDEGAGVMERTTEAIDEYGLDFDLLPSSDAAMTVNLEDAYESEEPVIVTGWTPHWKFSEWDLKFLEDPKGVYGEAETLDGIAREGLEEDLPEVHQFLSNFYVDDDQLGEIMGMIADGEDEYEAARIWMEDNMDVVEDWIPEQ